A stretch of Dama dama isolate Ldn47 chromosome 22, ASM3311817v1, whole genome shotgun sequence DNA encodes these proteins:
- the LOC133043568 gene encoding DNA dC->dU-editing enzyme APOBEC-3G-like — protein sequence MDRYTFTENFNNQQWPFKTYLCYKVERLDGNTLIPLDEYRRFVRSKGPDQPQGPHHAEFYFLEQIRSRNLDQNQRYRLTCFISWSPCYSCAHNLTMFLKENGHISLHIFASRLYTSNRFGCYQTGLRKLQAAGAQITIMTFQDFEYCWETFVDHQGNPFQPWEGLEAKSQELCEELQAILRTQQN from the exons ATGGACAGATACACCTTCACTGAGAACTTCAACAATCAACAATGGCCTTTCAAGACCTACCTGTGCTACAAGGTGGAGAGGCTGGATGGGAACACTTTGATCCCTCTGGATGAGTACAGGAGATTTGTGCGCAGCAAG GGTCCTGATCAACCGCAGGGACCCCACCATGCGGAGTTCTACTTCCTGGAACAGATCCGTTCTAGGAATCTGGACCAGAATCAGCGCTACAGGCTCACCTGTTTCATCTCCTGGAGTCCCTGTTACTCTTGTGCCCACAACCTGACTATGTTCCTGAAGGAGAACGGCCACATAAGCCTGCACATCTTTGCCTCCCGCCTCTATACCAGCAACCGTTTTGGGTGCTATCAGACAGGCCTGCGCAAACTGCAAGCGGCTGGGGCCCAAATCACCATCATGACCTTTCAGG ACTTTGAGTACTGCTGGGAAACCTtcgtggaccaccagggaaatccctttcagccctgggaggggctggaggcaAAGAGCCAGGAGCTCTGTGAGGAACTGCAGGCCATTCTCAGG ACTCAGCAAAACTGA